The Juglans regia cultivar Chandler chromosome 6, Walnut 2.0, whole genome shotgun sequence genome contains the following window.
aagaggaaaaaagcaaaaataaaaataaaaatgaaggcTTTGGGATGGTGGCTGATGCTAGTGGGTTCACTTCGCTTAGCCTCCGTTTGGTTCGGCTTCTTCGACATCTGGGCTCTTAGACTTGCCGTCTTCTCAAATGCTATCAGTtagttctctccctctctctctctgtaaatCTTACTTTTTGTTTGTTATGTGTTTCTCCtggtatgtttttctttttcaatttttttttctgttgttAGTCTAGAATCGACACCAACATTTTCTCCTTTGACCCAAGATGAAAAAGAACTAGACTTGTTCTTCTTCTAGCTAAAAATTCGCTACACGACTTTCAATAAGAACACTATCTCTTCTTGTAAAAAACATTTTACAACCAAAAATCATGGAGGATGTAAGCCAATGGCTGATATGTTCTGGTGAATCTGGGGACAAGGGGCTGCATTTGTGCGTGCATGTGGAGTTGTGAATTTCAATCAAGAGATCTGTGTTGacttaaaaaaagagagagaaagaggaaatgACTCTCTGGGGTAGATCccaaaagtttggatctttcaTATACTTGCGCTTTCATCGATGAATTGGGTTGATTGTTTCTAGAAGTGCCTTTCCGTGCCTTTTGtcttccaaaaaaagaaaagtaatctGAAAACTCTCTTATAcccttatatttatatataaactaaaatctAGATGAGAGGGGATACTTGTATAATTGCTGTTTGTAAATGAAGATTTATTTGTATGTTTGGTGAGAAACGATGAAAGATGGTGTATCAAACATGGCAGATGACTCTGATAACTTTTAGGTGATTAGTTTACGATCTCTCTTTTCCGAGTCCGAGACACACGCCGAGTAACTCTGATCTCAATGAAATGTCTCGCTTAAAGTTTGGAGTTggaatttgatattatcttggTAGAGAGGATGCATTGTGGGTGAGATCTCAATCTAATCTTGATTTGTAGTGGCAAAACCAAGAAAGATTCACAATGATGGATTTGAATCTCAATATCTAATCATCAAATAAACTCTTGTTTTCAACTTAAAGCTGAAAATTCAAGCACAAAAGGTATTATAAAAAACTACAATGAGGGGAGTCAATTTGTTAAAACATGGTGAATTGAGTCCAGGACTAAccatgaaaaaatatggaattTATGAAGATCTGCTAGGAATTGCCACCACTCACTCACCCACcacaatccaaaaaaaatacaaaaaatataaaattgttaaGAACTTTGGTATTATTATGCCCCCTTTTTTCCCTGAAGAGAGgcataataaatttattttacttataaaggATGTAATGgatctgtttcaacaatttaACAAGATGGAAAGGagagcactttttttttttaattttctgattggcaccaggtgtccgaAAATGTGTTCGTTCTCACTTATATGTTTGCTAGAAGAAGCTGAAATGCTATTGCTCTATTTCCTCTATTTATTAGTCTTTTATCTCTTATGGGCCATTAATAATAGAACTTAAACCCACTTatcagaaaaaataatagaaccTAAACCTTCTCTTGAACAACAAGAATCTCTTCTCTAGCCTCACGCATGTATTTCTTAGTTTTCAGGAAATTTATGCCACAAGAAAAGTGGGATAACCCTTCCAGAAATGACTATAAGAGGAATAACCTGCCTATGAAAATCCAAATATTAATGAGATATCCAATTGGACAGTATCCTGCCCTACAAAGTTGTCTgtgcttgatttatttttatttttactgttTTTGGTATGGTCTTTTTTAATACTTCAGGGATTAAGTTTAATTATGTTTTCATTGCCTGCTAAAGGGTATTGAGTGATGACAATATCAGGAActctacgtttggatgttgaggtgatctcagatgatctgtgaatagtaatgaatagtagtaaaaaagtagtgAATATTAGTGAGGTAGTCTGAGGTGATCTCACTAACCAAACATATAAATGTATTAGTGCAATATGAAAATGACATGACTTTATTACATTCATCAGTGTTATAACATGAATCTGTATGTCTAAGACAGATGTGACGAAGAATTAAACTCTTCCCGTTTAATTATTTAACTTCTATTTTTGCTAGTAATGAACTAGTTTTTTGCTCTTTGCTATGTCAAcagtttcctctctctctctctctctctctctctctctctcgctctctctctctctctctctctctctctcacttctatGCTCTTGTGTATGACTAAGTATTTACTAGGTCCTGATggtttttccttccatttctccCTTATTTGTAGTGACTGAAGTTCATGGAAGGACTTTTGGAGTTTGGACGCTTCTAACTTGCACCCTTTGCTTTCTTTGTGCATTTAACCTCGAAAATAAGCCTCTTTATTTGGCTACCTTCTTATCATTCATCTATGCCTTAGGTCATTTCTTGACCGAATACCTAATTTATCAGACAATGGCAATTGCGAATCTGACAACTGTTAGCGTCTTTGCAGGTACAAATGTTAATTACTCAGATTggcctttatatttttttatatgttcatttttaaccccaaggggttggcccatgtggtgaaggccttggtcttgggatatcactcccttcaaggtttaaggttcaacacctcatgagtgcaaacaattctttggggccacaccccctggTGAAAAACCAGCGATTTAACTagttccgtgtagggaaacttccgaaGGTGTGGTGCACGGGACTGGGGTTTACTCTgtaggggtg
Protein-coding sequences here:
- the LOC108992094 gene encoding ergosterol biosynthetic protein 28 — translated: MKALGWWLMLVGSLRLASVWFGFFDIWALRLAVFSNAIMTEVHGRTFGVWTLLTCTLCFLCAFNLENKPLYLATFLSFIYALGHFLTEYLIYQTMAIANLTTVSVFAGTSIIWMLLQWNAHQPIHTKHY